In a single window of the Nocardioides massiliensis genome:
- a CDS encoding glutamate-5-semialdehyde dehydrogenase — protein MSTAVAPPSGHQPDRQSDEQSDQQSDQQVADLARRARVAANELATATRATKDAALHAMAAALLEHAEEILTANAEDVAAARADGTPEHIIDRLSLDHARLAGMADGLREVAGLADPVGEVVRGSVLANGLEMRQVRVPFGVVGIIYEARPNVTADAAGICLKSGNAVLLRGSSSAKRSNLAIVEALRAAAVASGLPADVVQRVPAESRASAQQLMRARGLVDLLIPRGGAGLIRSVVEESTVPVIETGTGNCHVYVDAEADLDMALRIVLNAKTHRPSVCNAAESLLVHADVADAFLPRVVTALQEAGVTIHGDERFAAYDGVVPATDADWAEEYLGLHISAAVVADLEAAVAHIRQWSSGHSEAIVTGSQAAARRFTAAVDSAAVMVNASTRFTDGGEFGFGAEIGISTQKLHARGPMGLPELTSTKYVVVGDGQVR, from the coding sequence ATGAGCACGGCAGTCGCCCCCCCATCCGGTCATCAGCCCGACCGCCAGTCCGACGAGCAGTCCGACCAGCAGTCCGACCAGCAGGTCGCCGACCTCGCGCGCCGGGCGCGGGTGGCGGCCAACGAGCTGGCCACGGCGACCCGGGCCACCAAGGACGCCGCCCTGCACGCGATGGCAGCCGCCCTGCTCGAGCACGCCGAGGAGATCCTGACAGCCAACGCCGAGGACGTCGCCGCTGCGCGCGCCGACGGGACGCCCGAGCACATCATCGACCGGCTCAGCCTCGACCACGCCCGCCTCGCCGGGATGGCCGACGGCCTGCGCGAGGTCGCCGGTCTGGCCGATCCGGTCGGGGAGGTCGTGCGCGGCTCCGTCCTGGCCAACGGGCTGGAGATGCGCCAGGTCCGCGTGCCGTTCGGCGTGGTCGGCATCATCTACGAAGCCCGTCCCAACGTCACCGCGGACGCCGCCGGCATCTGCCTCAAGAGCGGCAACGCCGTCCTGCTGCGGGGGTCCTCGAGCGCGAAGCGGTCCAACCTGGCGATCGTCGAGGCCCTGCGGGCGGCGGCCGTCGCGTCGGGTCTGCCTGCTGACGTCGTCCAACGGGTCCCGGCGGAGAGCCGGGCCAGCGCGCAGCAGCTGATGCGCGCCCGCGGCCTCGTCGATCTGCTGATCCCGCGCGGCGGCGCCGGCCTGATCCGGTCGGTCGTGGAGGAGTCCACGGTGCCGGTGATCGAGACGGGCACCGGCAACTGCCACGTCTACGTCGACGCCGAGGCCGACCTCGACATGGCGTTGCGGATCGTGCTCAACGCCAAGACCCACCGTCCCTCCGTCTGCAACGCGGCGGAGTCGCTGCTCGTGCACGCCGACGTCGCAGACGCGTTCCTGCCGCGCGTCGTCACCGCGCTGCAGGAGGCCGGCGTGACGATCCACGGCGACGAGCGGTTCGCGGCGTACGACGGCGTGGTCCCCGCGACCGACGCCGACTGGGCCGAGGAGTACCTCGGCCTGCACATCTCCGCAGCCGTCGTGGCGGACCTCGAGGCCGCGGTCGCCCACATCCGGCAGTGGTCGTCGGGCCACAGCGAGGCGATCGTCACCGGCTCGCAGGCCGCAGCGCGCCGGTTCACCGCCGCCGTCGACTCGGCTGCCGTGATGGTCAACGCCTCGACCCGCTTCACCGACGGTGGCGAGTTCGGCTTCGGCGCGGAGATCGGGATCTCGACCCAGAAGCTGCACGCGCGCGGCCCGATGGGCCTGCCGGAGCTGACCTCGACGAAGTACGTCGTGGTCGGTGACGGTCAGGTCCGCTGA
- the nadD gene encoding nicotinate-nucleotide adenylyltransferase, translated as MGGTFDPVHNGHLVAASEAQYLLDLDEVIFVPTGRPWQKADRDVSSPEHRYLMTVIATAANPRFTVSRVDIDRPGPTYTIDTLRDLHAQLPDDDLYFITGVDALGDILGWRDAEELFALAHFVGCTRPGHELDDDVLKRVPAERVTVLEIPALAISSTDVRRRTAAGKQAWYLVPDGIVQYLTKHHLYQATPPTAPPQGVK; from the coding sequence ATGGGCGGCACGTTCGACCCCGTCCACAACGGGCACCTGGTCGCGGCGAGCGAGGCGCAGTACCTCCTCGACCTCGACGAGGTCATCTTCGTCCCCACCGGCCGGCCCTGGCAGAAGGCCGACCGCGACGTCTCCTCGCCCGAGCACCGCTACCTCATGACGGTCATCGCGACCGCAGCCAACCCGCGCTTCACCGTCTCCCGCGTCGACATCGACCGGCCGGGTCCGACGTACACGATCGACACGCTGCGCGACCTGCACGCCCAGCTGCCCGACGACGACCTCTACTTCATCACCGGTGTCGACGCGCTCGGCGACATCCTCGGCTGGCGTGACGCCGAGGAGCTGTTCGCGCTGGCGCACTTCGTCGGCTGCACGCGGCCCGGACACGAGCTCGATGACGACGTCCTGAAGCGGGTGCCTGCCGAGCGGGTGACGGTGCTGGAGATCCCCGCCCTGGCGATCTCCTCGACCGACGTACGCCGGCGCACGGCTGCGGGCAAGCAGGCGTGGTACCTCGTCCCCGACGGGATCGTGCAGTACCTCACCAAGCACCACCTCTACCAGGCCACCCCACCGACCGCACCTCCCCAGGGAGTCAAGTGA
- the rsfS gene encoding ribosome silencing factor, whose translation MTATDRALTLVHAAARAASDKLAEDILVFDVSEQLFITDCFLLCSAPNDRQVRAIVDAVEEALRELDAKPIRREGERQGRWVLLDYAEVVVHVQHAEEREFYALERLWRDCPLVELPADVVSER comes from the coding sequence GTGACCGCCACCGACCGCGCCCTCACCCTGGTCCACGCCGCCGCGCGTGCGGCCTCGGACAAGCTCGCCGAGGACATCCTCGTCTTCGACGTCTCCGAGCAGCTCTTCATCACCGACTGCTTCCTGCTCTGCTCTGCTCCCAACGACCGGCAGGTGCGCGCGATCGTCGACGCCGTCGAGGAGGCGCTGCGCGAGCTCGACGCCAAGCCGATCCGGCGCGAGGGGGAGCGACAGGGTCGCTGGGTCCTGCTCGACTACGCCGAGGTCGTCGTCCACGTGCAGCACGCCGAGGAGCGCGAGTTCTACGCCCTCGAGCGGCTGTGGCGCGACTGCCCGCTGGTGGAGCTGCCGGCCGACGTCGTCAGTGAGCGCTGA
- a CDS encoding histidine phosphatase family protein, with the protein MGAEHPVEVHLLRHGRTVWNLEGRAQGHTDVELDEVGHRQAKAAAATLARLEPSRILTSDLRRATQTAAYVEQETGLRAVLEPRLRETSWGVREGLTLAEFAAQHPAEHAAWEASGRTVAIAGGEAEADVLVRVRAAMRDLVAGATPGERVVVISHGGALKSAVAALLDWPDADPTRLRGMANCALTRVDVHRGRGTLVSYNVPTSVH; encoded by the coding sequence GTGGGCGCTGAGCATCCGGTCGAGGTCCACCTCCTCCGGCACGGTCGCACGGTCTGGAACCTCGAGGGGCGCGCCCAGGGGCACACCGACGTCGAGCTCGACGAGGTGGGCCACCGCCAGGCCAAGGCTGCGGCGGCGACCCTCGCCCGCCTCGAGCCGAGCCGCATCCTCACCTCGGACCTGCGGCGCGCGACCCAGACCGCGGCGTACGTCGAGCAGGAGACCGGCCTGCGTGCCGTCCTGGAGCCGCGGCTGCGCGAGACCTCCTGGGGCGTGCGCGAGGGCCTGACGCTGGCGGAGTTCGCCGCGCAGCACCCCGCCGAGCATGCCGCCTGGGAGGCGTCGGGCCGCACCGTCGCGATCGCCGGCGGCGAGGCCGAGGCGGACGTCCTCGTGCGCGTCCGTGCCGCGATGCGCGACCTCGTCGCCGGTGCGACGCCGGGGGAGCGGGTCGTGGTGATCTCCCACGGTGGCGCCCTGAAGAGCGCGGTGGCTGCACTCCTCGACTGGCCCGATGCCGACCCCACCCGCCTGCGGGGCATGGCCAACTGTGCCCTGACGCGGGTCGACGTGCACCGCGGACGCGGCACGCTGGTGAGCTACAACGTGCCGACGAGCGTTCATTAG
- a CDS encoding NAD(P)/FAD-dependent oxidoreductase has translation MKQTSDWDAIVVGGGAAGLATALMLGRARRRTLVIDAGQPRNRYAAHMHGVLGHEGLDPAELLRRGRKEVVEYGVEVRDGSVERVEELTGGLRVALATGEEASTRALVVATGLTDRLPDIPGLAERWGASVLHCPYCHGWEVRGQRLGVLATSPLNLHQAQLVRQWSADVTLFTAAIEPLETDVGARLRSRGVRLVREAVVEVLGEGTAISGVRLTDGSVVELDAIFTGGALLPHDGFLEELGLERAENPMGSYLAVDGVGQTSHPRIWAAGNVVNPGANVPLAIGAGTMTGSVVNMALVTEEFDAAAS, from the coding sequence ATGAAACAGACATCCGACTGGGACGCGATCGTGGTCGGCGGCGGGGCCGCCGGGCTCGCGACCGCACTGATGCTGGGACGGGCGCGGCGCCGCACGCTGGTGATCGACGCCGGCCAGCCGCGCAACCGCTACGCGGCACACATGCACGGCGTGCTCGGGCACGAGGGCCTGGACCCCGCCGAGCTCCTGCGCCGCGGGCGCAAGGAGGTCGTGGAGTACGGCGTCGAGGTGCGCGACGGGTCGGTCGAGCGCGTCGAGGAGCTCACCGGCGGGCTTCGGGTCGCCCTGGCCACCGGCGAGGAGGCCTCCACGCGCGCCCTGGTCGTCGCCACCGGGCTCACCGACCGGCTCCCGGACATCCCCGGGCTGGCGGAGCGGTGGGGCGCCAGCGTCCTCCACTGCCCGTACTGCCACGGGTGGGAGGTCCGCGGTCAGCGTCTGGGCGTGCTGGCGACCAGCCCGCTCAACCTCCACCAGGCCCAGCTCGTGCGGCAGTGGAGCGCCGACGTGACGCTGTTCACCGCCGCCATCGAGCCGCTCGAGACGGACGTCGGGGCACGGCTGCGCAGCCGCGGCGTGCGCCTGGTCCGTGAGGCTGTCGTCGAGGTCCTCGGCGAGGGCACGGCGATCTCCGGCGTCCGCCTGACGGACGGGTCCGTCGTCGAGCTGGACGCGATCTTCACCGGCGGCGCCCTGCTCCCCCACGACGGGTTCCTGGAGGAACTCGGGCTCGAGCGCGCCGAGAACCCGATGGGCAGCTACCTCGCCGTCGACGGTGTCGGCCAGACCAGCCACCCGCGGATCTGGGCGGCGGGCAACGTCGTGAACCCCGGCGCCAACGTGCCGCTCGCGATCGGGGCCGGCACGATGACCGGCAGCGTGGTCAACATGGCCCTGGTGACCGAGGAGTTCGACGCCGCGGCGTCGTGA
- a CDS encoding helix-turn-helix domain-containing protein yields MEELRRVGPRLRVLRQDRGWTLDDLAERAGMSPSTLSRLESGKRQASLELLVPLTRELGVRLDDLVQPAQHDPRVRRSTIRRGGLVIVPLSPEGAPFATYRITYPPRADPPPSRTHEGYEWVYVLSGRLRLVLGEQDLVLTRGEAAEFDTRTPHSLSATGGRPAHVLSIFSHDGERIHLRTGAD; encoded by the coding sequence ATGGAGGAGCTGCGTCGAGTCGGCCCGCGGCTGCGCGTGCTGCGTCAGGACCGCGGGTGGACCCTCGACGACCTCGCGGAGCGGGCCGGGATGTCTCCGAGCACGTTGTCGCGGCTGGAGTCCGGCAAACGGCAGGCGAGCCTGGAGCTGTTGGTCCCGCTGACGCGGGAGTTGGGCGTGCGGCTCGACGACCTCGTGCAACCCGCGCAGCACGACCCGCGCGTACGCCGGTCGACGATCCGCCGCGGCGGGCTGGTGATCGTGCCGCTGTCGCCGGAGGGCGCGCCCTTCGCGACGTACCGGATCACCTATCCGCCGCGGGCCGACCCGCCGCCGTCACGGACCCATGAGGGCTACGAGTGGGTCTACGTGCTCAGCGGCCGGCTGCGCCTGGTGCTGGGGGAGCAGGACCTCGTGCTGACCCGGGGCGAAGCCGCGGAGTTCGACACCCGGACGCCTCACAGCCTCTCAGCGACGGGTGGCCGGCCGGCGCACGTGCTGAGCATCTTCAGCCACGACGGCGAGCGGATCCACCTGCGGACGGGCGCCGACTGA